In Phragmites australis chromosome 24, lpPhrAust1.1, whole genome shotgun sequence, the following are encoded in one genomic region:
- the LOC133907730 gene encoding beta-glucuronosyltransferase GlcAT14A-like gives MVMRVRVMGMSSSRELVVSAVFTALLVASILLLPSLLLTGGRLSPGSKNWPFLAASSGGAAGAGEEQSPRYPVSFAYLISASSGDAYRAARLLAALYHPANSYLLHLDREAPAEEHRRLAELVSGRGVYARAGNVWIVGRPNLVTYRGATMLSTTLHAVAVLLRLRRRWDWFVNLSASDYPLVTQDDLMEAFSGLPRDLNFIQHTSHLGWKIKKRARPVILDTALYEAGASELIRPANVTTNLRRLPTAFKLFTGSAWTMLSRSFAEYVTMGWDNLPRTLLLYHANIISSPEFYFQTVACNSRRFRNATVNHDLHFIKWDNPPKQHPLYLTSRDLRRMVLSGAPFARKFREGDPVLDRIDREILRRREPGQFSYGGWCSEGEVALCSNPQEPSRKVLIKAGAGSRRLKALLSKMLSARNFKKQQCR, from the exons ATGGTGATGAGGGTGCGGGTTATGGGGATGAGCAGCAGCCGGGAGCTAGTGGTCTCGGCAGTCTTCACGGCGCTCCTCGTCGcctccatcctcctcctcccgtccCTCCTCCTCACGGGCGGCAGGCTGTCTCCCGGGTCCAAGAACTGGCCCTTCTTGGCTGCATCCTCGGGCGGTGCTGCAGGCGCCGGCGAGGAGCAGTCCCCGCGGTACCCTGTCTCCTTCGCGTACCTCATCTCGGCCTCCTCGGGCGACGCGTACCGCGCCGCACGGCTGCTGGCGGCGCTGTACCACCCGGCGAACAGCTACCTGCTGCACCTGGACCGGGAGGCCCCGGCCGAGGAGCACCGGCGGCTGGCGGAGCTGGTGTCCGGGCGCGGCGTGTACGCGCGGGCCGGGAACGTGTGGATCGTCGGCAGGCCCAACCTGGTGACCTACCGCGGCGCCACGATGCTGTCCACCACGCTGCACGCCGTGGCCGTGCTGCTCCGGCTGCGCCGCCGCTGGGACTGGTTCGTCAACCTCAGCGCCTCCGACTACCCCCTCGTCACCCAGGACG ACTTGATGGAGGCGTTCTCCGGTCTGCCCAGGGATCTCAACTTCATACAGCACACCAGCCACCTGGGCTGGAAGAT AAAGAAGCGGGCGCGGCCGGTGATCCTGGACACGGCGCTGTACGAGGCCGGCGCGTCGGAGCTCATCCGGCCGGCGAACGTCACCACCAACCTGAGGAGACTTCCCACGGCCTTCAAACTCTTCACAG GGTCGGCATGGACAATGCTGTCGCGCTCCTTCGCCGAGTACGTGACCATGGGCTGGGACAACCTGCCCCGGACGCTGCTGCTCTACCACGCCAACATCATCTCCTCGCCGGAGTTCTACTTCCAGACGGTGGCCTGCAACTCGCGGCGGTTCCGCAACGCCACCGTGAACCACGACCTGCACTTCATCAAGTGGGACAACCCGCCCAAGCAGCACCCGCTGTACTTGACCTCCAGGGACCTCCGGCGGATGGTGCTGAGCGGGGCGCCCTTCGCCAGGAAGTTCAGGGAGGGCGACCCAGTCCTGGACCGGATCGACCGGGAGATCCTGCGGCGGCGAGAGCCGGGCCAGTTCAGCTACGGCGGGTGGTGCTCCGAAGGGGAGGTGGCGCTGTGCTCCAACCCGCAGGAGCCCAGCAGGAAGGTGTTGATCAAGGCCGGCGCCGGGTCGAGGAGGCTCAAGGCGTTGCTGAGCAAGATGCTGTCTGCAAGAAATTTCAAGAAACAGCAGTGTAGGTGA